The region TTCAGGGCGGCGATCATGCATGGCGGAATAAGCGCGGGCGCCGAGGCATTGGGCATTCCACAGCCCTCCATGAGCCGCGTCCTGACCGACCTCCAGAAAGTCGTGGGCTTCCCCCTGTTTCTCAAATCGGGGCGAACGGTAAAGCCGACCGCGGAAGCACACGCGCTCATGGAGAAAGTCCAGCAGTCTTTCCTGGGACTGGATGAGATCGCCAAGTTTTCAGCCCAGTTGCAGTCGCGGCGTCTGGGCCGTTTGTCTCTCTGCGTCATTCCATCGGTAGGCAACTCGACGATTCCACAACTGGTGGAGCATCTAAACACCACCTTCCCCGAGGTGGCCGTCAGCGTCAGAATCGCCTCCTACATGGACGTCTGGCGCCATGTCCTGAATCGACAGGCCGACATCGGCATAACCGCCGACATCGTATCCAGCGGCGAGCTGGAAACCGTGGCGGAATTCTCCGGAGATTGCGTCTGCGTGGGGACCAGCCAGTGGCTGCCCCCTGACAAGTCCTCCATTACTCCGCAGCAATTGGCGGATATTCCCCTCATCGGACTCACCGATTCCTTCCAGAGACGATTGGACGCCCTCTTCTCCGCGCATGGTGTACGTCCGCAATCGAAGATCGAAGTCTCCGCTTCTCACACGGCAAGCGAACTTGCGCTGCGCGGCATGGGCGTCGCCATCGTGGATCCGCTGACCGGGGAACATCACCGTCAACGCGGCGGGGTCGTGGTACCCCTACGACCCGGCTTGCCCTACACCGTTTACGCGACGGCGATGAGCGACACGCGCCTGGGCAAACCCGCGCAGGAAGCGCTGCGATTTCTTGCCGATGCCACCGCGCAGGCAAAAAGCATGTCATCGATGAATAAGTCCATGACCTGGCAGCCATAGATACCACGCCCGCAAGGCCCATAGAATTTCCTGGATCCAGCGCCGTCCGTTCAGCGGTGCCTTCCAACTGATTTTCTACGAGCCGGCATATGAAGATTACTGAACTGCGCACCTACGTTCACCCCAACGCGAACAAGCACTATGTGATGATCGCCATCGAAACCGATGACGGTACCGTGGGGTTCGGCGAGGCAACGCTGGACCACAGATGGCCGTCCGTCATCGCCGGTATCAAGGAAGGGTTTCGCGTCATCGCAGGCCAGGACCCCACGACCATCGAGAAGCACTGGGCCACGCTCAGGGAACAGGTATTCTGGGGTGACGGCGCCAGCAGCAGGGCCGCCCTCGCCGCTATCGACCAGGCACTGTGGGATATCACCGGCAAAGCCTACGGCTTGCCTGTGCACAAGTTGCTCGGCGGCGCTGTCAGGGACAAAGTGCAGGTCTACCTCAACCAATGGTGGGCCGGGTACAAGAATACGGACGATCTGATTCAGAAAGCCAAAGCGGCCATTGAACGAGGCGGCCGGACCCTAAAGTGGTACCCCTTCGGCACCCCGGACAACTTCCAATATCGAATCGCCGCGCACGATGTGCGTAGAGCTATCGCCGAGGTCAAGGCGGTTCGTCAGGCGGTAGGCCCCGAGATTGGCTTGATGGTCGACATATGGCGGCGGCTGGACTGGGCATCCGCGGCGGAGTTCTGCGCGGGCATCGCCGACTGCAATCTGTTATTCGTCGAAGAACCGACGGAATACCAGAGCGCGGACGCGTTCGCACGCCTGGGCACCGCCACACGAGCGCGGATTGCGTTCGGCGAACGTTTCCACTCGCGCAGGCAATTCGCCGAAATCATAGAGAAGCAGGCTGTTGGTCTGGTGCAGCCCTCCATCATCCGTGTGGGCGGCCTGACGGAAGCCGTGAAGATAGGCCACGCGGCCGCGGTCTATTCAATCGGTGTCGTGCCGCACAACCCCCATGGCCCGGTCGCGATCGCCGCGACGGTGACGCTGTCAGCCGTGCTGACGAACTTCGTCATCCAGGAATCCTACGAAAACAACAATCCCCCGACCCGCAAACAATTCGTGAAGTCGGGACCGGAGATCGAGGGAGACTTTTACCGGGTATCCGACCAGCCAGGGCTGGGCATCCGCATCGATGAGGACGCATTGCGTCCGCTCTGCTGCGATTTCACCAAGACATCAGCAGAAGACTGAGTCTGCCAGCCCATCGACTTTTATCGTCATATTTTTCAAGGGGAAAATCATGAAAAGAAAATATGCATCGCTACGCAGTGCCGCAGCCGCCATCCTGTTCGGCAGTTTCATGGCTGCCAGCTCAGCACAGGCAGAATATCCGGACAAACCGATCACATTCGTCGTCCCCGCGGTAGCCGGCGGCGCGGCGGATGTGTTGACCCGCGTATTGACCGCAGAAATGACGAAGCGCCTGGGCCAACCCGTGATCGTCTTGAACAAGCCCGGGGCGTCAGGCGCGATAGGTCTGGATGCCATTGCGAAGGCCAAGCCGGACGGCTACACGATAGGCATGCATAACCTGGCGATTCTCGTCGGGGGTTTGACCGCGGCGAAGACGCCGTACCGGCCGGAGGATCTCATTCCTATCGCCAAGATGTTCACGCAACCCAACCTTCTGGCGGTGAACCCGAATCTGCCCGTGCATTCGGTCGCGGAACTCGTCACCTACGCCAAGGCCCATCCCCATGCCGTGTTTTACGGTTCTAGCGGCACGGGCACGTCACTGCACGTCGTGACGGCGCTGTTCGCTCAGAGCACCGGCATCCAGATTGAACATGTGCCCTATAAAAGCGCCCCATTTGGCGAGGCCGATCTAGCCAGTGGGCAGATCCAGATGATGATCAGCAATCTGACATCGCTTGGCCCGCAAGCAAAAGCCGGCCGCGTACGCGCATTGGCGATAACGGGACCTAAACGTTCACCCATGCTGCCTGACGTTCCAACGATCGCCGAGGCTGGCGTCCCCGCCGCGCAAATGGAGACCTGGGGCGGCGTCGTCGGTCCCAAAGGCCTGCCGGATGACATCGTGGGAAAGCTGAACACCACGATCAACCAGATCCTTGCGGACCCGGAAGTAGTCAGGCGCTACGACGAAATGGGCAGCGCGGCTACGCCCCAGACCACAGCCCAGTTCGACGCGTTGATCAAATCGGAAAGCGCCCGCTGGGGAGCCGTCGTCAAGCAGGCAAACATCACGGCCGACTAAGCACACGAGTCGCGACACACACGCAATACGTGCTCGAAATAGTCACCGATACTTTTTCCAGAATGGCAGGACCCATGGCATCAACCGATCAGTTCTACACATATCTAACGCAGCAATTACGCGAGATCGACGAAGCGGGGCTGTCAAAACACGAGCGCGTCATCAACTCGCGCCAGGGCAGCCACGTTTCGTTGACGGGCGGCAAGGAAGTCATCAACCTGTGCGCCAACAATTACCTTGGCCTGTCTTCCCACCCGGATGTCATCGCCGCGGCGCACCAGGCGCTTGATTCCAGGGGCTACGGCTTAAGCTCGGTACGGTTCATTTGCGGAACGCAGGACATCCATCGAGCCCTGGAAGAACGCCTTGCGAGTTTCCTGGGCACTGAAGACGTGATTCTGTATGGCTCCGCCTTCGATGCCAATGGCGGCTTGTTCGAAACCCTTCTTGGACCTGACGATGCCATCGTCAGCGACGAACTCAATCATGCGTCCATCATCGACGGCATCCGCCTGTCCAAGGCCAAACGTTACCGCTACCGCCATGACGACATGTCGGATTTACGACGTCAGCTCGAGCAGGCCGCGGCGGGCGGCGCAAGACACACGCTGGTTTTCACCGATGGGGTTTTCTCCATGGACGGCACCATCGCACAACTGGACCGCATACGGCGCATTTGCAATGAGTTCGGCGCCCTGTTGGGGGTAGACGACTCGCACGCCACGGGGTTTGTGGGCAAGACCGGTCGCGGCACCCACGAATTCCGTGAGGTCTTCGGCAAGGTCGACATCATTACGGGAACCCTGGGCAAGGCCCTCGGCGGCGCGTCCGGCGGATTCACCGCCGCGCGGCGTGAGGTGGTGGCGCTGCTGCGCCAGCGGTCCAGGCCCTACCTCTTCTCCAATACCTTGTCGCCTGTGATCGTCGGCGCCACCTTGAAGGTTCTCGACCTGCTTGAAGCCGACACCCGGCTGCGCGACACGCTGGAGCAGAACACGCGATATTTCCGGACCGAGATCATGAAATCCGGCTTCGAAGTAAAGCCAGGCACGCATCCCATCGTGCCCGTGATGATCCACGACGCTGTCCAGGCGCAGCGCTTTGCGCGCCGCCTGCTGGAACTCGGCGTCTACGTTACCGCCTTTTCTTTCCCGGTCGTCCCGCAGGAACAAGCACGCATCCGCGTGCAACTCAGCGCCCTGCACACGGTAGACGACCTGACATTCGCGCTTGCTGCCTTCAAGCAGGCAGGCACGGAACTGAACATCGTTTGAGTCGAACCATGAAGATTCTTATCACCGGCGCCAACGGCCAGCTGGGTACCGAAATATCGCTGGCATTGGCGGAGCGCTACGGCAGCCCGAACGTCATCACGACGGATATCGTTCCCAACAGCCGCCATCCGCATATCGTTCATGAACTGCTGGACGTCACGGATGCGGGTCAGCTCGACGAAATCATCAAGCGGCACGGGGTGACGCAGATATACCACCTTGCCGCCGCCCTCTCGGCGACGGGTGAAACGGCGCCACAGTGGGCCTGGAACCTGAATATGGCCGGGCTGCTGAACGTTTTGGAGGCGGCGCGGAAATTCAAGCTGGAAAAAATATTCTGGCCAAGTTCGATCGCGGCCTTCGGCCCCACCACTCCGGCGGATGCAACCCCGCAGAAGACCGTGATGGAGCCGTCAACCGTCTACGGCATCTCGAAGCTGGCAGGCGAAGGATGGTGCCGCTGGTATTTCGAGAAGCACCATGTGGATGTGCGCAGCCTCCGCTATCCGGGGCTGATCTCGTACAAGACACTCCCTGGGGGAGGTACGACCGACTATGCGATCGACATTTTCCATGCCGCACTTAGGGGGGACACCTACCAATGCTTCCTGGCGGAAGACGAGGAATTGCCGATGCTGCATATGGAAGACGCGGTCCGCGCGACTATCGAGCTGATGGAAGCGTCCGCCTCCGCGATCACGGAGCGTGGCAGCTACAACCTGGCTGGGGTCAGTTTCACGCCGAGCCAGATCGCGGCAGAGATTCAGAAGCACGTACCGGGCTTTGACTTGAAGTACGCACCGGATTTCCGCCAGGCCATCGCGCATGGATGGCCGAATTCCATCGACGACAGCCGCGCAAGCGAGGACTGGGGTTGGCTGCCCAGGCTGCGGCTGGCGCAAATCGTCGAGAACATGCTGGCAAATCTTTCTCGGACTGCGGCACACCCGGAAAGCCGCAGTGACAAGGTTGCAAGCCATGCTTCGGCCTCATCCTTATGACCTAGGGTTTGGAACTGAATGTTTCTTAGGTCAAAGCTCAGCAGTATGTATCGGCCTTACAACATAGGCACAAATTCAAAACGCGACGTCCAAGCAAAGTTACGTTCAATTACATCGCCCTCTACCCCCTGGGATAGTGTGCGGGTGCGATTGCGCCGGGGTATCTGCAGCACCCGGCGCCTTCGCGGACATGTGTTTTTAAGCCGCAGGCAACTGCGGCTTTTTTTTTGGCTGCGACAAACGTCAATGCACGGCTGCGATGACACCCGCAGGTGCGGGGGTGAGCCGCAGTGTGCGGTACTCCATCAAGGCGGACATGCCGGCTTCTTCCGCCTTGGGCCGGGTCAAACAGCGCGTGCCCGCGGCAACCAGGGCGCCGGAAGCGGGACTGGCCAGCTGGTAAAGGTAAAGCTTCCAAGCAAACAAGCCATCATCCTGGATGCCGGTAGAAAGCGCGATCCGGCAGCCGTCCAATAACAAAGAGAAGCATTCCATCATCGAGAGACTGGCCCTTCCGGCGAGCGCCTTACCGCGCCCGGTGAAAAGAGGTTGAACCGACTATAAGTATTTCGGAGTAAACCATTAGTTTTGATTTTCTCAATCTTCGTGCTTTCCATAATGGACAGCCGCCAGCGCCTTCAGGTGCCCCGCAACACTTTCGCCAGTTCGGGCGCGGTCATGAAGGAAATATTGTTCTTCGTGGCGTAATCCACGGCCGTGGGGGAAACTTCGCCCAATACGACATAAATGGCCTCGCGCGCACCGCGCTTCTCGCGGGCGGCCTGCAGCTGGCGCAAGGGCTCCACCCCGGTACGGGCCGCTTTCCAGCGCTTGGCGCAGACGAGGGCGACGTGGCCGCCCTTGGTCAAGGCGAAATCGGCGCCGCCACTACTCAGGCGCTCGACCTGGCAGCCATCGCGCTCGAAGCCGGCCTGCAAGGCCCCCGCGAACGCCGACCACGGCATGATGGCGGCCGCCGCGGCGACCGTCTCCACCTGGCTGGCCGAGGGCCTGCGCAATTGCCGCCAGGCCGCGATCAGGGAAATCACCACGAACGGTATCGAACCGAACACGCCAACCGCCCAGTACTCCTTGGGCAAGGCGGAAATCGAACCGAGGATGAATACCAGCGCGATGGCGGCGCTGATCCACCAGGACGAACGCATCAAGACGCCGAAGATGGAATCGTTGAAATTCCGGAATCTGAACTTCATGCCTGGGTGGCCTCGCGTACGACGATACGCACGTTCCCACAGGTGACCACCTGGCCCGCACGTATCTTCGCCGTCTTGCGCGTTTCAACCGCGCCATCCACGCGTACCATGCCGTCCGCCACCATGGCCTTGGCCGCGCCACCGCTGTCGCTGATGCCGGTGACCTTGAGGAGCTGGTTCACTTCAATATAAGGAGCGCCAGGCGCGAGATCGAATTCTATGTTTTGCATGGAGAAAGACAGGAAAAAACACCGTCGGCGGTTATGCTGACGCGATGCCGCCAAGGCGCGGCCGCCTAGTTTACGCGCACAGGCGCCTTGGCACGCTGCCAGCAAGCCGGCACCATTTCCGGGCAGATGGTAAAAGTGGCGAGCCCCTCGGCGTTACCTATGACTTGCCCCTGGCGTGACCCGCCCACCTCTGCTGCCCCCATGTCCGACACCGCCCTGCCCATCCTCTATTCCTTCCGCCGCTGCCCGTATGCGATGCGAGCCCGGCTGGCGCTATCGGCCAGCGGCCAGCGCTGCGAACTTCGAGAGGTGGTACTCAGGAATAAGCCCATGGAACTGCTACAAGCATCGCCGAAAGGGACCGTGCCTGTCCTCGTCCTGTTGGATGGCCGGGTCATCGATCAAAGCCTGGACATCATGCATTGGGCGCTCGCCCAAAGCGATCCGGCAAAATGGCTGGTGCCGGAACGGGAATCAAAGGAAAGCATGGACGCGCTGATCGCGCTATGCGACGGCCCGTTCAAAACCCATTTGGACCGCTACAAATATCCGGACAGATACCCCGGCGCCGACAGCCTGGAACATCGGACGCAGGGGGTTGAGTATCTGCTGGCGCTGGACGCGCGCCTGAGCCAAAACGCTTACCTGTTTGGATCAGCCCCATGCCTGGCCGACATGGCGATCGCGCCCTTCGTCCGCCAGTTTGCCGCCACAGACGCGACGTGGT is a window of Bordetella sp. N DNA encoding:
- the kbl gene encoding glycine C-acetyltransferase, with the protein product MASTDQFYTYLTQQLREIDEAGLSKHERVINSRQGSHVSLTGGKEVINLCANNYLGLSSHPDVIAAAHQALDSRGYGLSSVRFICGTQDIHRALEERLASFLGTEDVILYGSAFDANGGLFETLLGPDDAIVSDELNHASIIDGIRLSKAKRYRYRHDDMSDLRRQLEQAAAGGARHTLVFTDGVFSMDGTIAQLDRIRRICNEFGALLGVDDSHATGFVGKTGRGTHEFREVFGKVDIITGTLGKALGGASGGFTAARREVVALLRQRSRPYLFSNTLSPVIVGATLKVLDLLEADTRLRDTLEQNTRYFRTEIMKSGFEVKPGTHPIVPVMIHDAVQAQRFARRLLELGVYVTAFSFPVVPQEQARIRVQLSALHTVDDLTFALAAFKQAGTELNIV
- a CDS encoding LysR substrate-binding domain-containing protein, yielding MIEVFRAAIMHGGISAGAEALGIPQPSMSRVLTDLQKVVGFPLFLKSGRTVKPTAEAHALMEKVQQSFLGLDEIAKFSAQLQSRRLGRLSLCVIPSVGNSTIPQLVEHLNTTFPEVAVSVRIASYMDVWRHVLNRQADIGITADIVSSGELETVAEFSGDCVCVGTSQWLPPDKSSITPQQLADIPLIGLTDSFQRRLDALFSAHGVRPQSKIEVSASHTASELALRGMGVAIVDPLTGEHHRQRGGVVVPLRPGLPYTVYATAMSDTRLGKPAQEALRFLADATAQAKSMSSMNKSMTWQP
- a CDS encoding tripartite tricarboxylate transporter substrate binding protein; translated protein: MKRKYASLRSAAAAILFGSFMAASSAQAEYPDKPITFVVPAVAGGAADVLTRVLTAEMTKRLGQPVIVLNKPGASGAIGLDAIAKAKPDGYTIGMHNLAILVGGLTAAKTPYRPEDLIPIAKMFTQPNLLAVNPNLPVHSVAELVTYAKAHPHAVFYGSSGTGTSLHVVTALFAQSTGIQIEHVPYKSAPFGEADLASGQIQMMISNLTSLGPQAKAGRVRALAITGPKRSPMLPDVPTIAEAGVPAAQMETWGGVVGPKGLPDDIVGKLNTTINQILADPEVVRRYDEMGSAATPQTTAQFDALIKSESARWGAVVKQANITAD
- a CDS encoding RNA-binding S4 domain-containing protein; translated protein: MQNIEFDLAPGAPYIEVNQLLKVTGISDSGGAAKAMVADGMVRVDGAVETRKTAKIRAGQVVTCGNVRIVVREATQA
- a CDS encoding glutathione S-transferase gives rise to the protein MSDTALPILYSFRRCPYAMRARLALSASGQRCELREVVLRNKPMELLQASPKGTVPVLVLLDGRVIDQSLDIMHWALAQSDPAKWLVPERESKESMDALIALCDGPFKTHLDRYKYPDRYPGADSLEHRTQGVEYLLALDARLSQNAYLFGSAPCLADMAIAPFVRQFAATDATWFENQPWSALRRWLNAFTESERFEGIMEKYAPWISGAPGVVFPGAGAAVSIRPDR
- a CDS encoding restriction endonuclease, translating into MKFRFRNFNDSIFGVLMRSSWWISAAIALVFILGSISALPKEYWAVGVFGSIPFVVISLIAAWRQLRRPSASQVETVAAAAAIMPWSAFAGALQAGFERDGCQVERLSSGGADFALTKGGHVALVCAKRWKAARTGVEPLRQLQAAREKRGAREAIYVVLGEVSPTAVDYATKNNISFMTAPELAKVLRGT
- a CDS encoding mandelate racemase/muconate lactonizing enzyme family protein; amino-acid sequence: MKITELRTYVHPNANKHYVMIAIETDDGTVGFGEATLDHRWPSVIAGIKEGFRVIAGQDPTTIEKHWATLREQVFWGDGASSRAALAAIDQALWDITGKAYGLPVHKLLGGAVRDKVQVYLNQWWAGYKNTDDLIQKAKAAIERGGRTLKWYPFGTPDNFQYRIAAHDVRRAIAEVKAVRQAVGPEIGLMVDIWRRLDWASAAEFCAGIADCNLLFVEEPTEYQSADAFARLGTATRARIAFGERFHSRRQFAEIIEKQAVGLVQPSIIRVGGLTEAVKIGHAAAVYSIGVVPHNPHGPVAIAATVTLSAVLTNFVIQESYENNNPPTRKQFVKSGPEIEGDFYRVSDQPGLGIRIDEDALRPLCCDFTKTSAED
- a CDS encoding NAD-dependent epimerase/dehydratase family protein, with product MKILITGANGQLGTEISLALAERYGSPNVITTDIVPNSRHPHIVHELLDVTDAGQLDEIIKRHGVTQIYHLAAALSATGETAPQWAWNLNMAGLLNVLEAARKFKLEKIFWPSSIAAFGPTTPADATPQKTVMEPSTVYGISKLAGEGWCRWYFEKHHVDVRSLRYPGLISYKTLPGGGTTDYAIDIFHAALRGDTYQCFLAEDEELPMLHMEDAVRATIELMEASASAITERGSYNLAGVSFTPSQIAAEIQKHVPGFDLKYAPDFRQAIAHGWPNSIDDSRASEDWGWLPRLRLAQIVENMLANLSRTAAHPESRSDKVASHASASSL